Proteins from one Oryza sativa Japonica Group chromosome 12, ASM3414082v1 genomic window:
- the LOC4352779 gene encoding histone-lysine N-methyltransferase ATXR7 isoform X2: MAPVNKLILPDNLSSEESCWMFEDAEGRRHGPHSLAELSYWHHSSYLHDLSMIYHVDSKFGPFTLVSLIDWWSGGTEHSESSANDSGSLNALMDDVVEDISHQLHAGIMKSARKVFIDEIFSSVLPEMIACRKTEKQMAAKRKSQAAKTDNVSNKNALVLKGKGDGTSTRPKSLNSYNNKVPEDPSVAVQSTAMQYEFADILSAVWETIYNKSMKSIWDEVLYDPVMDYCDAWLKRKNESNLLSTVVPGASDNQKMQDTDEMSPKAICDSDAPESDMDFPPGFGPNQESAEHSHSACVEYVTEKTDGRSGSSITLFSGPLGRVQVMLANELYVAAKEALFQHFEEVISEEITNCLCIGFEDDINQERIRTPVHAPEPSSPPGISVHETPSPAEMPRDEISDMAEMARDEISDMAVDTIPCPADMAASGTSTVPEVTTDKLIIPYVEHQSPSASHASIFEKLDAHEEAELDDSFDEVPPGTEAGLASLVIMEKNKYQPSKSVDSVLDIYRYTSWAFFRQILHESVMKEWASLFSGALSNCFDSWYARKNIVAKTMDDTLRPKEYTYYRKRKLRKNCEASSSEKPMDEQLSRPLRDLVECKVNMKNIHRSSKAGISQRVSVVEKPSKKRAKPSHNDNINLNIQQDLKLLSDKVPKRNRSSHPTSKPLVSSKVPTEDRTTSAMPAKKRKQKNLATESNLKTKAVILSPESHGCEAPTEKRTTAIMPVNKRKKNLSGESKLKAKPLTSPESYVCEAPIDNRTTSTMPAKKRKQKNLSNESNLKKKPLVLCPESYGCARASVSGWEWRDWARNATPSERAQVRGYRVRSILSAPENNVLKSSQVKGSSARTNRVKLRNLLAAAEGTDLLKIMQSKSRKKRLRFQRSKIHEWGLVALESIDAEDFVIEYVGELIRRQVSDIREDQYEKSGIGSSYLFRLDDDYVVDATKRGGLARFINHSCDPNCYTKVITVEGQKKIVIYAKRRIYAGEELTYNYKFPLEEKKIPCHCGSQRCRGSMN; encoded by the exons TACACTTGTATCACTAATTGATTGGTGGAGTGGAGGCACAGAGCATTCAGAATCTTCAGCCAATGATTCTGGGTCACTGAACGCTTTAATGGATGATGTAGTTGAAGATATCAGCCATCAGCTGCATGCTGGAATTATGAAATCAGCCCGCAAAGTTTTTATTGATGAAATATTTAGCAGCGTACTTCCAGAAATGATTGCTTGCAGGAAGACAGAGAAGCAAATGGCTGCAAAACGTAAGAGCCAAGCTGCTAAG ACTGACAATGTGAGTAACAAGAATGCTTTGGTACTTAAGGGCAAGGGTGATGGAACATCTACTCGTCCAAAAAGCCTAAACTCGTATAATAATAAAGTACCGGAAGATCCTTCTGTGGCTGTTCAATCAACTGCAATGCAGTATGAATTTGCTGATATATTATCGGCAGTTTGGGAAACAATTTATAACAAATCCATGAAGAGTATCTGGGATGAAGTACTGTATGATCCTGTCATGGACTACTGTGATGCATGgcttaaaagaaaaaatgagTCGAATCTTCTCTCTACAGTTGTTCCTGGAGCCTCTGATAACCAAAAGATGCAAGACACAGATGAAATGTCACCAAAG GCAATTTGTGATTCAGATGCTCCTGAAAGTGACATGGATTTCCCTCCAGGATTTGGACCAAATCAGGAATCTGCTGAGCATTCCCACTCTGCGTGTGTTGAGTATGTTACTGAAAAAACAGATGGGAGGTCTGGATCAAGTATCACGTTGTTTTCTGGCCCCTTAGGACGAGTTCAGGTAATGCTGGCAAATGAACTATATGTGGCAGCAAAGGAAGCTTTGTTCCAGCATTTTGAGGAGGTCATTTCAGAGGAGATAACAAACTGTTTGTGCATTGGATTTGAAGATGATATTAATCAA GAACGAATTCGTACGCCTGTTCACGCACCAGAACCATCCAGTCCTCCTGGAATATCTGTGCATGAAACGCCCAGTCCTGCTGAAATGCCTCGAGATGAAATTTCGGATATGGCTGAAATGGCTCGAGATGAAATTTCAGATATGGCTGTAGATACAATACCCTGCCCTGCTGATATGGCGGCATCTGGAACATCAACTGTTCCTGAAGTGACAACAGACAAACTGATCATTCCTTACG TGGAACATCAATCGCCCTCTGCATCTCATGCAAGTATATTTGAAAAGTTGGATGCACATGAAGAAGCTGAATTGGATGACAGTTTTGATGAGGTGCCTCCTGGAACAGAGGCTGGCTTAGCTTCATTGGTGATTATGGAGAAAAACAAATACCAGCCCTCAAAATCAGTAGACTCAGTGCTTGACATTTATAGATATACTAGTTGGGCATTCTTCAGGCAAATACTGCATGAGAGTGTAATGAAAGAGTGGGCATCTCTCTTCTCAGGTGCTCTCAGCAATTGTTTTGACTCATGGTATGCCAGGAAAAATATTGTGGCTAAAACCATGGATGATACATTGAGACCCAAAGAATATACTTACTACAGGAAGAGGAAACTGAGGAAAAACTGTGAAGCATCATCATCAGAAAAACCAATGGATGAGCAGCTCTCCAGACCTCTTCGTGATCTTGTTGAATGCAAGGTTAATATGAAAAATATCCATCGATCAAGCAAGGCTGGGATTTCGCAGAGAGTTTCTGTTGTGGAGAAGCCCTCCAAAAAGCGTGCCAAACCTTCACATAATGATAATATTAATCTGAATATCCAGCAGGACTTGAAACTCCTTTCCGACAAGGTGCCAAAGA GAAACAGGTCTTCCCATCCTACCAGTAAGCCTCTTGTTAGTAGCAAAGTGCCTACTGAGGATAGAACTACATCAGCAATGCCTGCAAAGaaaagaaagcagaaaaacttgGCCACTGAGTCCAACCTGAAGACAAAAGCAGTAATTTTATCTCCAGAATCACATGGTTGTGAAGCGCCTACTGAGAAAAGAACTACAGCTATAATGCCTgtaaacaaaagaaagaaaaacttgtCTGGTGAATCCAAACTGAAGGCAAAACCGTTAACAAGTCCAGAATCGTATGTTTGTGAAGCTCCTATTGACAATAGAACTACATCTACAATGCCTGCGAAGaaaagaaagcagaaaaacttgTCCAATGAGTCCAACCTGAAGAAAAAACCGTTGGTTTTATGTCCTGAATCATATGGTTGTGCAAGAGCTTCTGTGAGTGGATGGGAATGGCGTGATTGGGCACGCAATGCCACTCCATCAGAAAGAGCTCAAGTGAGAGGCTACCGAGTGAGGAGTATTCTCTCAGCTCCAGAAAATAATGTATTGAAAAGTTCACAAGTTAAGGGCTCATCTGCAAGAACAAACCGGGTTAAGCTACGGAATCTGTTAGCAGCCGCTGAAGGCACTGACCTACTAAAAATTATGCAATCGAAG TCAAGGAAGAAGCGGCTACGTTTTCAAAGGAGTAAGATCCATGAATGGGGTCTGGTGGCTCTTGAGTCTATTGATGCAGAAGATTTTGTAATTGAATATGTTGGTGAGCTGATCCGCCGACAG GTCTCGGACATACGCGAGGATCAATACGAGAAAAGTGGAATTGGAAGCAGTTACCTTTTCCGTTTGGACGATGACTATGTG GTTGATGCTACTAAGCGTGGTGGGTTAGCAAGATTCATCAACCATTCTTGTGAT CCAAATTGCTATACAAAAGTAATTACTGTCGAGGGCCAGAAGAAGATTGTCATTTATGCAAAGAGGCGTATATATGCTGGCGAGGAACTGacttataattataaatttCCACTGGAGGAAAAAAAGATTCCATGCCATTGTGGTTCCCAGAG GTGCCGCGGATCAATGAATTAG